The Argentina anserina chromosome 3, drPotAnse1.1, whole genome shotgun sequence genome includes a region encoding these proteins:
- the LOC126786279 gene encoding uncharacterized protein LOC126786279: protein MAKRGGSSKLKVAIIHPDLGIGGAERLIVDAAVELASHGHKVHLFTSHHDKNRCFEETISGAFPVSVYGAFLPRHVFYRLHALCAYLRCLYVALCVLVMWPLFDVILVDQVSVVIPLLKLKKSTKVLFYCHFPDLLLAQHTTILRRIYRKPIDYIEEMTTGMADKILVNSKFTALTFAKTFKHLDARRIKPAVLYPAVNVNQFDEPRNSHKLKFLSINRFERKKNIDLAISALAMLRSLEGDNLAEASLTIAGGFDNRLRENVEYLEELRILAQREGISNRVKFITSCSTAERNALLSQCLCVIYTPKDEHFGIVPLEAMAAHKPVIACNSGGPVETVQNGITGFLCESNPIEFSLAMAKLILDPEMAQRMGAEARRHVTESFSTKIFGQHLNQYLVDFARAKED from the exons ATGGCGAAGAGAGGAGGGAGCTCAAAGTTGAAGGTGGCGATTATTCATCCCGATCTGGGTATAG GCGGAGCAGAGAGACTGATTGTGGATGCGGCTGTTGAGCTGGCCTCGCATGGGCATAAAGTTCATCTATTTACATCACACCATGATAAAAATCGATGCTTTGAGGAGACCATCTCTG GTGCCTTTCCAGTTTCTGTATATGGTGCTTTCCTACCCCGGCATGTTTTCTACCGTCTTCATGCTTTGTGTGCATATCTGCGGTGCCTGTATGTTGCCCTCTGCGTACTAGTCATGTGGCCGTTGTTTGATGTAATACTAGTCGATCAGGTCTCTGTTGTCATCCCATTGCTGAAGCTTAAGAAGTCGACAAAG GTTCTGTTTTATTGTCATTTTCCAGATTTATTGCTGGCTCAACACACAACTATTCTGAGGAGGATATATAGAAAACCAATAGACTATATAGAAGAAATGACAACAG GAATGGCTGATAAGATTCTTGTTAACAGCAAATTTACAGCATTGACATTTGCAAAGACATTCAAGCATCTCGATGCACGACGGATTAAGCCAGCTGTTCTTTATCCAGCTGTCAATGTGAATCAATTCGATGAACCTAGAAATTCTCACAA GTTAAAATTTCTCTCTATCAACCGTTTTGAGAGGAAAAAGAATATAGACTTGGCGATTTCAGCTCTTGCCATGCTTCGCTCCCTTGAAGGAGATAATCTGGCTGAAGCTTCCTTGACAATTGCAG GTGGCTTTGACAATCGGTTAAGAGAAAATGTCGAGTACTTGGAGGAGCTCAGAATTTTAGCACAAAGGGAAGGAATTTCCAATCGGGTTAAGTTCATCACATCTTGCTCAACAGCCGAAAGAAATGCACTACTCTCCCAATGCCTATGTGTCATTTACACGCCAAAG GATGAACACTTTGGCATCGTTCCTCTGGAGGCAATGGCGGCCCATAAACCAGTTATTGCATGCAACAGTGGGGGTCCTGTAGAGACAGTTCAGAATGGTATAACAGGATTTCTTTGTGAAAGTAACCCAATAGAGTTTTCCCTGGCTATGGCTAAGCTCATTCTAGACCCAGAGATGGCTCAGAGAATGGGTGCAGAAGCTCGGCGGCATGTTACAGAGTCATTCTCTACAAAAATATTTGGTCAGCATTTGAATCAGTACCTAGTTGATTTTGCACGGGCTAAAGAAGACTGA
- the LOC126787039 gene encoding uncharacterized protein LOC126787039, giving the protein MTGEELAGPPAPKLLRLLYFVGAGFICTVGVNKWRELQRKSVILEQQKQKQLARNTANALE; this is encoded by the exons ATGACCGGAGAAGAACTAGCGGGCCCACCAGCGCCGAAGCTGCTCCGTCTGCTATATTTCGTCGGCGCCGGAT TCATTTGCACTGTTGGGGTTAACAAATGGCGTGAGCTGCAGCGGAAGTCGGTCATTTTGGAGCagcagaagcagaagcagcTGGCCCGGAATACCGCAAATGCCCTTGAATGA
- the LOC126786283 gene encoding protein DOG1-like 3: MNGFTSFSDTWFQKLHRLAQQLSSCPRHPTSTDHKHHLLHVINKVMSHYAEYYQVKSLAAEQDALSVFVAPWATTLERSLHWIGGWRPTTAFHLVYSEASIHFEAHIIDILRGFLTGDLGDLSPAQFHRVSELQCETVKEENVISEELSEWQDGVSELMGSSTDLDVKTGQLTSVLKKADNLRLRTVRKVVDLLTPQQAVEFLIAASELHFGVRGWGMTQDRQRGNF; this comes from the exons ATGAACGGCTTCACTAGCTTCAGCGATACGTGGTTCCAGAAGCTCCATCGCCTGGCACAGCAGCTCTCCTCCTGCCCCAGACACCCCACCAGCACCGACCACAAGCACCATCTCCTGCACGTCATCAACAAGGTCATGTCCCACTACGCCGAGTACTACCAGGTCAAGTCCCTCGCCGCTGAGCAAGACGCCCTCTCCGTCTTCGTCGCGCCGTGGGCCACCACCCTCGAGCGCTCCCTCCACTGGATCGGTGGATGGCGCCCCACCACCGCCTTCCACCTTGTCTACTCCGAGGCCTCCATCCACTTCGAAGCCCACATCATCGACATCCTCCGCGGCTTTCTCACCGGCGACCTTGGCGACCTCTCCCCTGCCCAGTTCCACAGAGTTAGCGAGCTCCAATGTGAAACT GTGAAGGAGGAGAATGTAATATCGGAGGAGTTATCAGAATGGCAAGATGGAGTGAGCGAGCTAATGGGAAGTAGTACCGATCTGGATGTGAAGACGGGTCAGCTGACGAGCGTGTTGAAGAAGGCAGATAATCTGCGGCTGAGAACGGTGAGGAAGGTGGTGGATCTTTTGACGCCGCAGCAAGCGGTGGAGTTCTTGATCGCTGCTTCCGAGTTACATTTCGGAGTCCGTGGATGGGGAATGACTCAGGATCGACAACGTGGGAATTTCTGA